The Terriglobales bacterium genomic sequence CATGGATGCCTACACGGCCAAGGAGACCATCTGCTTCGATGTCAAGGTTCTCGATGACCACTTGCCAATCGCCTTCGACATTCTCAGCGATATTGTGCTGAATCCCGTTTTCGACGAGAAAGAAATCACTCGCGAGCGCGGTGTGATTCTCGAAGAAATCAAAATGGATGAGGACAACCCTGACTACCTCGTCCATGAGCTGTTCACGCAAAATTTTTGGAAGAATCACCCCCTCGGACGGCCCATCCTCGGGACCAAAGACACGGTGCGGCGCTTTGAACATAGCGTGGTTCTGGATTACTGGCAGCGCTTTTTCATTCCCAACAACATGATTATTTCGGCCGCAGGCAACCTGAAGCATGAGCGGTTTGTCGAGCTGGTGCGGCAGAAATTCGAGGCTCTCCCCGCGGGGAAAAATGGGTTCTTGCAGGAAGCACCCAAAATCCAATCCCACATCACCATGCGCAACAAAAAGGCTCTGGAGCAGGTGCAGATCTGCGTCGGTACTCCTTCCATCCCCGTGGGACATGAGAAACGGTATGCCTCTTACATATTGAGCACGCTGCTGGGCGGAGGTATGAGTTCGCGCCTGTTTCAGAGCGTCCGGGAGCGGCAGGGACTTGCCTATGCCATCTACAGCGAGTTGAACCCCTTTCGAGATACGGGCTGCCTTTCGGTGTATGCGGGCACCTCCCGCGATTCGGCTCCTAAAGTCGTGCAATCCATCATCGGTGAACTACGCCGGATGAAAACCGAACCTGTGCCGGAGGAAGAGCTGCGCCGCGCCAAGGACCAGCTCAAGGGCAGCCTTATGCTGAGCCTGGAATCGTCAACGGCGCGCATGGCAAATCTCGCCCGGCAGGAACTCTACTTCGACCGCTTCTTTGGACTGGATGAGATTGCCGACCGCATTGAAGCCGTT encodes the following:
- a CDS encoding pitrilysin family protein, with the protein product MESPRSIRRETLPNGLIILTEEMSHIRSVSIGIWIKTGSRHENSEFNGISHFCEHMVFKGTRSRSAEDIARQVDSIGGNMDAYTAKETICFDVKVLDDHLPIAFDILSDIVLNPVFDEKEITRERGVILEEIKMDEDNPDYLVHELFTQNFWKNHPLGRPILGTKDTVRRFEHSVVLDYWQRFFIPNNMIISAAGNLKHERFVELVRQKFEALPAGKNGFLQEAPKIQSHITMRNKKALEQVQICVGTPSIPVGHEKRYASYILSTLLGGGMSSRLFQSVRERQGLAYAIYSELNPFRDTGCLSVYAGTSRDSAPKVVQSIIGELRRMKTEPVPEEELRRAKDQLKGSLMLSLESSTARMANLARQELYFDRFFGLDEIADRIEAVTSHDLMEMAQEHFHGEDIAVTVLGNLNGLKISRTQLAC